The Miscanthus floridulus cultivar M001 chromosome 7, ASM1932011v1, whole genome shotgun sequence genome includes a region encoding these proteins:
- the LOC136467785 gene encoding uncharacterized protein produces the protein MFTDGLDRDALKWVREGQGAAALHSHDRMDALRAVRGAAGRGGLGMPTPEKFRSGHMPRGATVPLSRSSLRSDDGSAASGSDMDESSDNDEIEVCSGRYSVDSSPRRDDVARRTAVPLYRYATMPGQQNYYSTDDGYSDLSSSRDTALPRAKAQPMGRPQARVVEYADEEYSDSPGTSEFSSQVEGQSNGVTSKGGYASEYSHTGPARREVNNLVPKNRAAAAERMRYQHDSHSAHVPIREDVKSTRKLNGLSDVPSAPPINDYDQDHHPVTHDDTRPCDNSNFTNGLSAKKDHQEVNGGANLADKNDRSTSNAGPTSKPSSSIPVRVPTFHASLQGPWYSVLAYDACVRLCLHAWARGCMEAPVFLENECTLLRNTFSLQNVLLQSEEELMSKRASELVSEGAASKPKKTIGKMKVQVRKVRMSVDMPSGCNFSSLPMVKLDSVRYRLSNVQSTLSSGWESVRRVRVLPQLPANSSFSKHSLAYMQASAQYIKQVSGLLKVGVTTLRSSSAYEAPQETYSCQLRLKSSPEDDVVPMQPGSGETHVFFPDSLGDDLIIDVSDSKGMSCGRVVAQVATMAEDPADKLRWWSIFREPEHELVGRIQLYIHYTTAADENNMKYGSVAETVAYDIVLEVAMKAQHIQQRNLVVHGSWKWLLTEFALYYGVSDAYTRLRYLSYIMDVATPTADWLNLVHELLLPILMKNHGTATLSHQENRILGEVEEQIEQTLAMVFENYKSLDDSILLGLAEDFRPPTGLAAAALEPAIKLYSLLHDVLSPEAQLRLCGYFQAAARKRSRRYMLETDEYVSGNSEGIRVDLVTVTTAYQKMKSLCNNLRNEIFTDIEIHNQHILPSFVDLPNLAASIYSVELSNRLRAFLVACPPAGPASPVADLVVATADFQKDLSSWNICTIKAGVDAKELFHLYIVLWIEDKRRMLLENCRLDKVKWSGVRTQHMTTPFVDEMYDLLKKTLTEYEVIICRWPEYIFVLENAIADVEKAVIESLEKQYADVLAPLKDCIAPKKFGLKVVQKLTKRNSTVPYTVPEDLGILLNTLKRLLEVLRPRIESHLKSWSSCIPNGGNSAAIGEKLSEVTVTLRAKFRNYMQAVVEKLSENTRMQNTTKLKKIIQDSKELVMESDIRSRMQALKDQLIEAINHVHKVSEVHVFIAICRGFWDRMGQDVLSFLENHKENKAWYKGARVAISVLDDTFATQLQQLLGNTVPPKELEPPRSIVEVRSILCKDAPRQKNSSFYY, from the exons ATGTTCACGGATGGGCTAGATCGCGACGCCCTCAAGTGGGTGCGGGAG GGCCAGGGAGCGGCGGCGCTGCATAGCCACGACCGGATGGACGCGCTCCGTGCCGTGCGCGGCGCGGCCGGCCGCGGCGGGCTTGGCATGCCGACGCCGGAGAAGTTCCGGAGCGGCCACATGCCGCGCGGCGCGACGGTGCCGCTGTCACGCTCCTCGCTGCGCAGCGACGACGGCAGCGCCGCCTCGGGATCCGACATGGACGAGTCGTCGGACAACGATGAGATTGAGGTCTGCAGCGGCAGGTACTCGGTCGACTCGTCACCCCGCCGCGACGACGTGGCCCGACGCACGGCCGTGCCCCTCTACCGCTACGCCACCATGCCTGGGCAGCAGAACTACTACTCTACTGATGATGGTTACTCGGACTTGAGCTCTTCTCGAGACACAGCACTGCCAAGAGCTAAGGCACAGCCGATGGGGCGGCCCCAGGCACGGGTTGTTGAGTATGCTGATGAGGAGTACTCGGACTCTCCAGGCACCTCCGAATTTTCTAGCCAGGTGGAAGGACAGAGCAATGGTGTGACCTCCAAGGGTGGGTATGCATCAGAGTACTCCCATACTGGTCCAGCCCGAAGAGAAGTGAACAATTTGGTTCCTAAGAATCGTGCAGCAGCTGCAGAGAGGATGCGATACCAACATGACAGCCATTCTGCTCATGTCCCCATTCGAGAGGATGTGAAATCAACACGTAAATTG AATGGGTTGTCTGATGTTCCCAGCGCACCGCCAATAAATGATTATGACCAGGACCATCATCCAGTTACTCATGATGATACTCGGCCTTGTGACAATTCAAATTTCACCAATGGCTTATCTGCCAAAAAAGATCACCAAGAAGTCAATGGAGGAGCTAACTTAGCTGACAAAAATGACAG GAGCACTTCGAATGCAGGACCCACAAGCAAGCCATCTAGCTCGATTCCTGTTCGAGTCCCAACCTTTCATGCCag TCTGCAAGGGCCCTGGTATTCTGTACTTGCTTATGATGCTTGTGTCCGCCTTTGCCTTCATGCATGGGCTAGAGGCTGTATGGAAGCTCCTGTTTTTCTGGAAAATGAATGCACGCTCTTGAGAAATACATTCAG CTTGCAAAATGTCTTGTTACAATCGGAAGAGGAGCTTATGTCGAAGCGTGCATCAGAGCTAGTTAGCGAAGGGGCTGCATCAAAGCCCAAGAAAACAATAGGCAAAATGAAGGTTCAAG TTCGCAAAGTTCGGATGTCTGTAGATATGCCTTCTGGTTGCAACTTTTCATCTCTGCCAATGGTGAAATTGGATTCTGTCCGGTACCGTTTATCCAATGTACAATCCACACTTTCATCAGGATGGGAGTCTGTACGTAGAGTTCGAGTTCTACCACAGCTTCCTGCTAACAGTTCGTTCTCAAAGCACAGCTTAGCATACATGCAAGCAAGTGCTCAGTATATCAAGCAGGTATCCGGCCTGTTAAAGGTCGGTGTAACTACTCTGCGGAGCAGTTCAGCATATGAAGCACCACAAG AAACATACTCCTGCCAGTTGAGGCTTAAAAGTTCACCTGAagatgatgtggtacctatgcagcCAGGATCTGGTGAAACACATGTCTT CTTTCCCGATAGCCTGGGAGATGATTTGATCATCGATGTGTCTGATTCAAAGGGAATGTCCTGTGGTCGTGTTGTTGCCCAAGTTGCTACAATGGCTGAGGATCCT GCTGACAAGCTACGCTGGTGGTCAATATTCCGGGAACCTGAGCATGAACTTGTGGGTCGTATACAGCTATATATCCACTATACAACTGCTGCGGATGAGAACAATATGAAG TATGGTTCTGTTGCAGAAACTGTAGCGTATGATATTGTTTTGGAAGTTGCAATGAAAGCGCAACACATTCAACAACGGAACCTTGTGGTGCATGGCTCCTGGAAATGGTTATTAACAGAATTTGCATTGTATTATGGGGTTTCAGATGCCTACACGAGGTTGAG GTACCTCTCTTATATCATGGATGTTGCAACTCCTACTGCTGATTGGCTCAATCTGGTTCATGAACTTTTGTTACCTATACTGATGAAAAACCATGGTACTGCTACTTTGAGCCACCAAGAG AACCGAATACTGGGGGAAGTTGAGGAGCAAATTGAGCAAACTCTAGCTATGGTTTTTGAGAATTACAAGTCGCTAGATGACTCTATACTGTTGGGTTTGGCGGAAGATTTTAGGCCTCCAACTGgattggctgctgctgctctggaACCAGCTATTAAGCTGTACAGTCTTCTACATGACGTCCTATCTCCGGAAGCTCAACTAAGATTGTGTGGTTACTTCCAG GCAGCTGCCAGGAAGCGCTCGAGGCGCTACATGCTTGAAACTGATGAGTATGTATCGGGAAATTCAGAAGGTATCAGGGTGGACTTGGTAACTGTTACCACGGCTTACCAGAAGATGAAGTCATTATGCAACAATCTGCGCAATGAAATTTTTACTGATATTGAAATTCATAATCAGCACATACTTCCCAG CTTTGTTGATCTGCCAAATTTAGCTGCCTCCATCTATAGTGTAGAGCTCTCAAATCGACTACGTGCTTTTCTTGTTGCTTGCCCTCCTGCTGGTCCAGCATCACCTGTTGCTGATTTGGTGGTTGCTACAGCTGATTTTCAGAAGGATCTGTCTAGCTGGAATATCTG cactataaaagCAGGCGTTGATGCAAAAGAGCTGTTCCATTTGTACATTGTATTGTGGATTGAAGACAAACGCAGGATGTTACTGGAAAATTGCAGACTGGACAAG GTCAAATGGTCAGGGGTTAGGACCCAGCATATGACAACACCTTTTGTGGATGAGATGTATGATTTGCTAAAGAAGACATTGACAGAGTATGAAGTTATCATTTGCCGATGGCCAGAATACATATTTGTTCTTGAGAAT GCCATTGCGGATGTTGAGAAAGCGGTTATAGAGTCTCTGGAAAAACAGTATGCAGATGTTTTGGCTCCACTGAAGGATTGTATTGCACCAAAGAAATTCGGCCTCAAAGTTGTCCAGAAACTCACAAAGCGCAATTCAACTGTGCCCTATACTGTACCTGAAGAT CTTGGCATTCTCTTGAATACATTGAAAAGACTACTAGAGGTTTTGCGACCTCGAATTGAGAGTCACTTGAAGTCATGGAGTTCTTGTATACCAAATGGAGGAAATTCTGCGGCCATTGGAGAAAAACTTAGTGAAGTTACAGTGACATTGAGAGCTAAATTCCGAAATTACATGCAAGCAGTTGTCGAGAAGCTTTCGGAGAAT ACCCGTATGCAAAATACCACAAAGCTCAAAAAGATCATCCAGGATTCAAAAGAGTTGGTGATGGAATCTGATATCCGCAGCAGGATGCAGGCCTTGAAGGATCAGCTAATTGAGGCAATAAATCATGTGCACAAAGTCTCTGAAGTACATGTTTTTATTGCCATATGCCGAGGTTTCTGGGACCGGATGGGACAG GATGTGCTGAGTTTCCTGGAGAATCACAAAGAAAATAAAGCCTGGTATAAAGGTGCACGAGTCGCAATCTCA GTCTTGGATGATACTTTTGCAACCCAGCTGCAACAGCTGCTAGGTAATACAGTCCCACCGAAGGAACTAGAGCCACCCAGATCTATCGTGGAAGTTCGCTCTATTCTCTGCAAAGATGCACCCCGCCAGAAGAATTCTAGTTTCTATTATTGA
- the LOC136467786 gene encoding peptidyl-prolyl cis-trans isomerase FKBP12-like, whose amino-acid sequence MGFEKQILRAGTGPKPVKGQKVTVHCTGYGKDRDLSKKFWSTKDPGQQPFSFNIGLGSVIKGWDEGVMTMQVGEVARIQCTPDYAYGASGFQAWGIQPNSVLVFEIEVLGAQ is encoded by the exons ATGGGCTTCGAGAAGCAGATCCTGAGAGCCGGCACCGGCCCCAAGCCGGTAAAGGGCCAGAAGGTCACCGTCCACTGCACCGGCTACG GGAAGGATCGTGATCTATCCAAGAAATTTTGGAG CACCAAGGACCCTGGGCAGCAGCCATTCAGTTTCAACATTGGTCTGGGTTCAGTGATCAAAG GATGGGATGAGGGAGTTATGACCATGCAAGTGGGTGAAGTTGCTCGTATCCAG TGCACGCCTGATTATGCTTACGGAGCCAGCGGGTTCCAAGCCTGGGGTATTCAACCAAACTCAGTGCTGGTGTTCGAGATTGAAGTCCTCGGTGCCCAGTAA